The nucleotide sequence tgaggaaactagcccattgtctgaggaagattcaccagcctggggtggctggagaaggtaccaccaggaaagagcattccaggtgtgcctaaacccagccatgggggctggaacagagggaatggctctgggatgggcagtggtatccctgctaaggacgctggtccttggtgcaagaaaagtgcttctgcttctggggaagtgaatcctttgcctgagcctgtgggggctcgagatggagccaagatcccagagctggatctgagcgcagctgaagcccagatgggaagtgggcctgcctctgtgtctctcaggagggatgatgctttaacttggtctaatccagttagtatcatcagggaatcccagagaccagacgattctggtacttgttctttgcctgatgctgaggtgttactgggagcgggtgagaggactctgtcctaccagagtcatcctctagccaggacacaagaacagatgggcaatggagttatgctgactgatgaagataaaggagctggtagcagaagggaggaaagggaccctaaccttccgtccagtggtactggctgtctgcctggagggggattacgtgggaatctgcctgatgggccagaagtgatcctgggtgtaggtgaaacccaggagctggttgtggctcaagggagcagtgcccctgtggaaccagacaggggtgagttattgtttgggggagctcttgaggaagagaatttccctgaaacttttcctgacccgtctgtggggactgcagaaaatgggagtgaggtgaaggagagtgaacaggaaaggtgcatgtctgtaagagccagagcagccctttgcctggggagaagtttgtttcagctcctgatggccggGACCTGCCTGAgcgtgaaaccactggctgtgctctggaagggtccaaagcaggcagtgtaaaagtttctcaggaattggaagttggtgcaagtaaagtgaaaactatcagggaatgtgagcagccctgtgagaaccaagtgaaacggctgcacagtcaatctctgtaggatgcaggagagcaccagcaattccccatctccacatggtggaaacacttatattctcacactggattccacttctgattccatggggaggcagtagttggaggtggaaggacgaaggagctttgggcctggtgggccagtaagggataaacagggattccttcatgtggattctgcgtctgggactcacaaaacaactctcagaaagcagtttggtttgcaaatttccaggctggctgggagggggccgtctccctgagatcatcaatggcccagctcttgttagaagggagggcacagccagagagatcaaatttccaccccagggggcaagagagaagattagaacttgatggtgcaaagaaaggcctcagccattaatccccaaaataccagattctcaaggatgttgcacaaaggttgtggtctaccaaagagcaacgtaaatgtacagttgcagtgggtttgttctgttactcacgctgactgctgtaaccaaggggtgctgctaccaaaagctgtagaattgtaccatgtactgaatgtttggaaagagccatttgacatgatgacattgatgtagaagcatgaattgtatgttgaaggagtctgtaactctgaaatgtcaccattgttccctgtaactagtcttgcaacctctcacatgaggaggaacattccaaacctattgtgtggcatggaaggggaaactgaggcacacagccattgtggtggtctggctaaatgccaagggtggaagcatttgtaccttcttttactggactgtaactgaattccaaacattggccggagcagctgtatgggctggtggtcagacagggcagggcccagaccagaaaagaactatttgatttgttggtgctgcagcatctgtatgggctctgcctgcccgacttgagaacgtggctgacggaccggggctgaagcagggagaccgaccagcctgagggaactaaagggacttgtccggctgcatcacatgaaaagggccaataccaagctcctgagttggagcctcccccagcaggattatgacatggaggtggtgcacatcaaggggagcactgagggtacagctgatgcccgatcacgaggggagggccccgaacttccccaggtcactggctgagtgaccccgctcagttcggtctggaaggggggagagatgtgatggagtgggggatacctgtgtgtgtgtgtgtgactcacagagggtgtgaggctcctgctgagggtaaccctgacgaccaggtaacacctttgtactgcagacaaaggaggaggtggagcctgaggggtttgaattggaactgggagttggaagcagttagtctgggctaagggagagcgagacaaaggagggggcaaggccccggctctgggggcccctcggggcctcgtctcctcaacatggattggactggctgtctctgcctgctgcactgactcctctgtacgatgctgtgtcctgtcggctaataaacccactgttttcctgctgagtgagagactctcctgcctgcggacagggtgcagagcttgggggaccccagaaccccatcacacatggtgAGTGTGCACTTGGCTTGCTCACTCCACAGGCAGCAAGTAAACATTTTACCTCCTAAGGCGTTTTTTGCAAAATTAGCACCCAGGGAAAATATCTCAAAATACACCTGAGGGGTGCGTAGCCAAGGGGCTCCTACCTCAGGAGTGGGTACCCGAGGGGTGGGTAGCTGATAATCTGGAACTAGAGCAAGGATCAGCCTGGGAGGCAGTTAACGCCAGGAAAGCTGGTTCAAGCTCCTTCCTCACCACTGTCCTGGGCAGCAAACCAGGGCCATTTGTCTCTCATGCAAAGACTGTGCTAGGGATTTGAGTGGAAGCAGGAGCTTGTCATGACCTCAGTTGTGAACTCTCCATAGGGATTGCATGTCCAAGGCTTGGAACATTGTATCTACTGCCCCTCCACTGGGTCTGTACCTGCCCCAGGGCAGTGTTCTCACCCAAGGTGCACAGCGTCCCATCTCAGGCCCCTTGTGACCCTGCCTGAACTGTTCTGTGCAGCAGCCAAGTTCCAGGCCATGGCCTGGGCCCAAGGAACAACTGACCTGTGTTTGCTTGTGcccctgccaccatgcagagatCCATGCAGTGGCTCTGAGGTCTGACTCAGGCTGGTTGAGAACTGCATCAGAGGTCAGCAGTGGGGATCCTGGGTTGCACCATGCAGTATGCGGGCTCTGCAGGGGGCAATCTCCTGAGCAGGCTGGGCTGCAACATGCTGCCCATAGGGAGCTCAGTAGGGCCAGACACTTGGGGGACACAtgctgcaggaagtggggccAAAACTGAGTGATTTCTCCTTCATCTTGGAAAAGCCACAGAGGTCCCAGAACCTCCAGCCTTTGTAAGATCATAGGTAAATCTTATGGTTCTGCACACATACACCTCGGCCCTGCACTGCCTATTGCCAACTCCTGCCTTTGTCACTTTGCAGAAcagagaatggagaggggtaactggTGATgtcctgcggggggtggggggtctgtcCCAATGGACCATATTCAACATAGTTGTAAACAATCAAGAAAAAGGGGTAAataatgaggtggcaaaatttgcagattataCTGAACTGCTCAACTAAattagttaagtccaaagcagactgtgaaggggTTCagaggatctcacaaaactaggtgattagGCAATAAAatagcagatgaattttaatggtgatgaatgcaaagtaatgcacattggaaaacataaccccaaaTACCCAAGCAAAAGGATGGGGACTAGTTTACCCACTGTagtaccactcaagagagaggtcttgggagtcattgtggatagttctctgaaatgtcttattgcctctataaatCCGTGagatgcccacatcttgaatgccgCAAGCAAATGCGGTCGCCTCTCTCAGAAAAGATATCCCGGCTTTGGAAAAGGttcggaaaagggcaacaaaaacggtTTGGGGTGTGGAACAGGCGCCAGAGGAAGGGAGGtgagagagactgggactgttcGGGTTCGAAGAGGAGGCCAAGGGGGACGCGGTGGAGGGCTGTAAAACCCCCGCTGACGTGTACAGAGCGAATAAGGGGAAACATTTACTTGTTTCCGCAGCACTAGGACTAGCGCAGGACCCCCGCGGCTGGCAGGTTCAGCGGCACAAGAGGGCGTCTCCTGCACGCGGCCTCCCCCccgccagaggaggctgcgcaggcTCGGACCTCACAGAGCAGCGCCCGGCGCCATCGGCGCTCTTCGCCGGGCCGGTGACCGCGGCCCTGGGGCCGAGCCCGGCAACGGGCGGAACAGCGCCGGCCCCTTGGGGAGCCCGGCCTCGGGCTCACGGACCTGGGCTCCGACTCCGGCCGCTCGTCGGGCAGGAGACGAGGGTCCCGCTGAGGTGGGGGTGCGACCGCCCACGGGCGGGGCTGACGCCCGGACGCCTGGGCTCCCGCCCGGGCTCGGGGGACTGGGAGAGGCCGAGGCAGCCGCCCGCCCCCCCTCGCAGCCCGGCTGTGGGGGCGCAGCTCCCACAAAAGGCCGACAGCTCCCGGCCCCCCGTCAGCCCTGCAGTGCCTCGGAAGGACATGGGGCGGGACTTCCGCCAGACTCTTAGCCAATGACTGCTGCAGCTCGGCGTGAATGGCAGCCGCGAGACGGCCTGGGCGGGGCTCTAAACTCGTCGGGGAAGATGGCGGCAGCAGCGTAcgagcagctgcaggtgctgcgcGGGACCATTCTCCCAGCGACGGAGGTGGCGCCAGGCGGGACcattgtgcgggggggggggggggggggggggcatcgcGCGGtacggggtggggctgagctgtgACCCCTATGTCTCCCCAGGAGCTggactgccccctgctggacggAGGGCTCCGGCCCGAGGACGCGCTGCGGCTGCTGTGCACCCCCTCGGCCCGGCgcctggagctgctggcctggctgtgcGCGCGGtacccccgggggggacccccacCCGTTTCTGCACCCCCGCAGTGCACCGCCCCCCACAGTGCACTACCCTGCACCCCCGGCGggacccccacccacctctgcacCCCCGCAGTGCACCGCCCCGGTCCCCTGGggcagacccccccccacctgcctctgcATCCCTGCAATGCACCAACCTGCAACCCCGGGACTGCGCTCAGGCTGCCCCATTGGGATCCCCCCACGGCACCCCTGCAAGGGCTCCCTTCTGTGCCCCCTGGACCTCCCTTTGCTCAGAGCCTGGAGCTGCTGACCCAACTCTGCCCAGTACCTGGgggccctcctgcacccctgggggaccccacccacccctgcacccccaggggaaCTCAGCACCCCCCCAAGTGCCACAGAGCATCCCAAGGGTACCCCCAATACCCTCCTCTAGAGGACACCCCTGCACTCGCTGGCTCTGTTCTCTCCTGCCAGAAATGGCCAGACTGGGTTCAGACCTGCGGCGGTGTGGCTCAGGCATCATCAAACTTAATAAAGGTGTTGGATTGgcctggatgcctgggttctctcctggccctgggcagggagtgggggtcagTGTTGCCTGTAGGCTGAGCACAGGGGGCAGCTGCTCAAGCAGGAGTCATGGACCACCCCGCTGATGAGCAGAGTACCCCTGGATGGCACCAGCTGTTTCTGTGGAAGGTGCTCAGCCCCATGTGCtgcagtgcatgtaacaaaatttattctgctcatagaTGGCAAAGCCTAGAGAGCCCAGGTGGGGCCAgctgggttagagcagaggcaggaagctcTGATGCCTGCATTCTCCCAGGTCAGGGGCTCACCAGCTTCTCTCTGCAGAGGGAAGCCAGTGCTGAGCCGGTACCTGGAGGCCATCTGGGACTCGAGCTCCTCCAGGTGGTAGTGGGGTTGCTGTGTGTGGGCACCACCCTGTGAGACAGAACCATGAGCAGGAGCCCTGTTACAGGGGAGAGCcaggggggctgtgctgtgctgcaggggaaaCTTGGTGGGGGCTGTGTTGCTGGGGGCTCTCTCCCCTCCAAGCCAGGCCTGCCCTAGGCCAGGGCTCCCTAAGACTGATGGGCTCCCCCACACTGCAAGGGTGACTGCCTGGTGCCACAGCCTGGGGGACTCAGAAGCAACATCGCTCAGACTTTACCCTCCCCCTCCTACCCCAAACCCTCACAGCTGCTGCAAGGCCCCTGGTTGAGAGCTTGGACTCTAACCCCACCCCgcagctgggagagaacccaggcatctcGGCACCCACGCGAGGCACCCTCGCTGACCTGTCCCActcccacagcctggaggaggagctgcagcacaccACTAGGAGGAGTGAAGAGTTGCTGTGTGACGTTttcgccagccccagcctgcctgccctattagctcccaccttgccccccccccacatccagcccctactgatggagcagccagccctgttGGCTGGGGGTCCCTGCAGTAACACAGGCCTCTGCTGCTTTCTGTCTCCAAGTCCCTCTCTGCTAATCCCAGCACTGACACAGTGGCAGGCCGTCTCTCCTTCACCCCGGCTGAGCcaggagaacccaggcatccaggTGCCAGGCATAGGAGGGCAGAAGGAGATGTCCAGAAGAGGCTGATGGGCCTcctccagggcccaggcagagctCAGCACTGTGCTAGAGCAGCTGAGAGCAGAGATGCGGACGGGGCAAAGCTAGGCATGCAGTAGCAGGGAGAGGAATTGGGGAGCCCAGACTTTGGCGGTACCTAGGCATTAGGGAGCAGGGGAAGAACCTATGGCACTCTAGGTCAAGACTAAgcctggatgcctgggttctctcctagCTCTGTAAAGAGTGGAGGCTGAAGGTTACAgcgggaagtgtgtgtgtgggggggacaaCAGCACCAGGTTGTCTGCAGTCCCCCAGAGCCCTCTGGTGCCCAGGGACCAGTGCCCCCTTCCCCAAACAACAGTCAGGCCATCTGCAGCTCCCCCCCTGTGGCCTCCAGCACACAAGGGAGCAGATAGAAGCAGGAGGGCATAGGGAGTTTATTTTACTAGCAGAGTGAGCTGGGAGAGTGGTGGGCTGGACAAGGGAACTGGGAGGGTGTGCTCCAGGGCAGgtcacttggggtggggggataggGCATGTtcactccagggcagggccagcctcGCTCACCGGATCTGGAGGTGGGAGAAAGAAAGGGGGATTAGGGGtcacaccccttccagggtggAAGCATGTGTCATCCCCTCCCCCGGGGCTCACCGTGTACTTGTCCCATCTTTTCTCAGGGTCATAGGGCTCCCAGCGGCTGGCTGGGAAGATGTGCTTGTTCTTCTCATACCAGCTGCGCAGGACCACCTTCCCGGCGTGGGACTGGGGGAGACAGAGCTCAGAagaggggggtgcaggggcccTTCTCCTTTGGGGGGTGTGGCAGCGCAGGACCACCTTCCCGGCATGggactggggtgaggggagagctggggggggggggggggggccacgcaCAGGGACAGCTGTGATGAATGGCAGATGCGAGTCCCCTGTATGTGATGTTTCCTACAGTCCTGCAGTAACCCCAGGCATGTGCAGCCATTTCCCTGGCTACAGCCACAATGCCCAGTGGCTGCCAGGTCTTTGGGGTGTGACAGCATCCCACATCCACACAGCAGGTGATCCCTTTGCACCCTATGTccgggggaggggccaggctgcagggcgtGGGGCagtctgaggaagtggggggaggggcagcgcggGTAGTACCCCTCTCACCTCGTCCTTTTCCACTGTGGCGTCGCTGAGCAGCCTGACATCCTCATGCACGTCAAAGTTGAAgagcggccctgggggtgggtagaagtgtgtgtggggagggggtcagcGGTCTCCTTCCCACCCCGCCAACATGTCCCTGAGGCCCACaccctggggggtgggaggaggggtggggggcacagtggtctccttcccagccccccgctgACACGTCCCTGGTGCCCAGatgtcacccccatccccagctcactCACCCGGGTCTCACTCACCACTTTTCCCTCGTGCTTTAGTCACAATGAAGTCATAGAAGCTGTGGTGCTGGCAGAAGCGAGAGAAAAAGGGTAAAAACTCCAGCTTTCAGGAAgggcacctccaccccacccctcaggctGCAATCATGGGAAAGAGAGGAGAGTTCTAGGGTAGTCTGTCGTCACTGCCTGCCTCGTTTCCTCTGCACATTCCATTACagatgtggtggggagggagagggttcAGGCCTTTCCTGGAATTGGGCAAGGTGAGTGTCACACTCGGATCACGTTACTGGATTTGGATGGGATTCACCCAGCACTGTGACCAGTGCCCCTAGGGCTGCCCCCACAcatgggccaggccctgggggcgTGGAGAGCGGGTGTGTGGCTGACTCCGTTGGTGCTCCTCTGGGTGGTGGTGTTTCGGGTGCAGCGTTGAGGGGCAGCTCTGACTTGTCTTGCAAACATCTGCTGCGGGGAGACCCCAGCAGGTGCCTTGGTTGCCTCATGGGGCAGGTGAAGCAGCAGCCAGACAAAGGGCCATAccagctgccagcccacagcTGAGGGACTTGGGATGAACACACAAACCGCAGGCAGGCAATGGCTGCATTCTCATTCCTGCTCCAAGGTCTGATTGGGTGGGTCTCGCCCACCAGAGCTCATTACCTAGTGCCATGAGCCCCGCTTACCTGGACACGGCTGGCCCGAAGGAGGGCAGGGTAACCAGCAAAGCCCATAATTGCCCTGGGGGGTGATGGTCTGGCCCCCAGTTCTCAGCACACCGCCTGTGGCATGTTGGGTCACAGGGGTCGGGCCATTGGGGTTTACTGTAACTAGAATCATTAGTccctcaggtgctacaggactgcagaCAACGCAGCTCCCCTCAGAGACTCCTGCCCAGAAAGGACGTGGACAGGTCACCTGCCCTATGACAGGCTCCACAGAGGAGAACAACGGCATTCctaccacaggccctggggctcctctgtTGTCACCTGCACTCCAGCAGCCTCTGTGCAATGAGCTTGGGCCTGGCAGGACCCGGCCCACCCAAGGGCGCATTCCAGAGCCGTGAGAGCGGCAGAGCCCACTGCTGGCGCCTGCCAGCTCTGGGACTTGGCACTGCCGGACGGAGTGTGATTGTTTAAATGGCATTACTCTGTCACACCCCTTCCCACAGCCGCCGCTAACAGacgggcccagggctctgctatgggaagggagaggatgtaggataccagggctgggggtgggggggatactTACATGAGGGATGATTAGGTCCTCCTTGATGTACATGAGCTGCTCCACCCCAGCCGACCTGGGGGGTTGGGGCACACAAGAGTCAGCACATGAGGGAAGACCCCCCGCTCCCCGGCTGGGGCCCAGGCCTCCGCCTCAGTCTGCCACCCCCCATGAGGGGGCTCAccactccccactcctccccccagcactccctcccaaaccccacatatgacccccacctcccttcccctgtGGCTCTGCTCCCTGTGGGTACCCCACCCTCAACACTCCACCTGAGCTCACTGAAGTCCTTGCGCAGAATCTCGAGGGCTTTCTGCAGGAACTGCTGCATGGTGTTCCCCTTCTTCATCTGTGAGGAGAGGTCAGGGTTGGCATGTCCCCCGCCCCCgcactgctccccagggctgaggcagccCCTCCTCCCTTCTCTGATCCCCTGTGAGGGCCAAGGaataccctcctgccccacccagggCCAGCTCTTCCTCCTCAGGCCAGTGTGTCCTGCCTCCACACTCACTTTGACTGTGCGCCGGTGGCCAGATCCATCCCAGTAGCTGAATGTGATTTCAATCTCCTCACCTGGAGGGACACATGGGgatcggtgggggtgggggaatcctgcctccactccctgaatctgcatcccccagcccagcccagcccccccccaccccccaaaacagcTCCTATCCCCATGGCCTAGCTCCCCTACAGCTCtggccccaccagcccagcccctccaaaTGCCTCCAGTCCCCCCAGCCTGGTGTCCCCCATATGCCTCCAGCCCCACGAGCCTCCCACTGATCTCAGGCCCCTGAACACCTGCAGCCTCCCCAAGCCCACCTCCTACCACAGTTCTGGCCCTCCTCGCATCAGCATCTCCAGCCTGCTCTCCCCCACGTCCCAGGCTCTCCTGGGCCAGCGAGGCCCTTCCCAGCCACTTACTCTTGATCTTCTCCTGCTTGGCCTCCCACTCCTGGCGCAGCTCCTCCCTCAGCCGGTTCTCCTCCTCCTGGGGGTACAGCTCAGTTAGCGGGCAGGGCACAGCTAGTGGCAAGGGACAGGGGTCCCTGTTCACCTcccagctgggtgggaggggacaggtagcagtcccagctgtggggggtgggagggcactgtgatgaagtgggggtgcAATTCCTGCTGGCTGTGACCTTAGCCACCAGGTAACACTCCTGCTTCCCTAAACAGCTAGACAGAGGAGTGGAGCCTGGCTGGTTTTGAATTACAAGCCCAGGCAGTGGGGGGCAAGTCTGAAGCCTGGCTGGTTTCGCATTAGAAGCCCAGGCAGTTGTGGGGGTGAGTCTGGAGCCAGCAGAGGGACAAGGGGGCTGGATCCCAGGCTTGGAGATCTCCCCCAACATGGGTCGGACGGACCACATCTAATGGCTGGACTGATGAGTCCGTACCATGCTAAgtccctgttgcctaataaaccttttCTTACACCTGCTGAGTGTGTCACGCCTGGCTGGGGCGGGGACGACAcagcttggggaccctgaacgCCATCACAGGCACATACCTCACGGTCTCGATCCGGCAGAAAGCTGGTATCCACATCTGGATTCTTCCCCAGTTTGCGCTTCTTTGGGGGAACCTCTATGGGGAGAAAGGGACTGAAAAACCCCTAATCCCCCTACTCCCCGCAGCTGCAACCCCtgggctgtcccccaactccccAAAGCCAATTACCCTCCATTGCCCTGATCTCCCCCAAcacagaccccatgcacgcaccCCCGGACCCTCCCAggcaatgccccctcccccaatctcCCACTCATACACCTGTCCCTTACAGTCCCACCCCCTTCACCCACCCTCTttgtccagctctggctcctcctcctccggctgatcctcctcctcctcttcctcctcctcctcatcatccaGGGTGAAGGATAGGCTGGAAATCTTCCGCTTCTGCTCCTGCTTCCGCTCCCGCTCCCGCAGCCGCTCCAGCTTCCTGGGGGAGTGCAGGGCTTGGTTTGTAGGCTGCACACCCCACAGGAACCTCACACCAGGTGACTATGTCTCAgggtgcaggcagaccagttccCAAAAGGGAAAAGTGAACCCTGAAGAACTGTTtctctccccccaacccacccacagGCACCCAGAACAACAGGCCCAATGAGAGGGGAAGCACAACTGCCCGAGCCAGAgcagaccaccaccaccactcctgacagccagtgcccctccctccccactaccttcccccaaaaccagcagggagcacagcagccaggccaccccaccccattccttcCCCCACATCTCCCCACCCAAGGTAGGTAGGGAGCCCAGGGGTCCCTCCTCGCCTTCTCCCCAGGATGATCACTGAGCTCAGcaagcagctccccctgcccctcctctcccacagcaAGCGAGAAACCCAGTAGatagccccctcccctcccgcccacaTCTCCCAGGAAGAGCAGGGAGCCCAAAAGTCAGCCcttccagacccctgccccaccttggTGATGCCACATCTACTCCATGTGTTCCCACTGCCTCTTCATCATCCTCCCCACACATCTCCTCCCAGGGTTAGTTGAGAGCTCAGCAGCCCTCCATCCCCTCACTCACAGCTGAAGCTCCTTGCACTGCTCCTTCTTGGCCAGTTGTTTCTCTCGCTCCTTCACCAGGGCCTCCTGCTTGGCCTTCATGTCGTTCAGGGTCACcaggcctgggggcgggggtaggggtgggaagagggtcaGGGCACCTGTGCTCCCCAAGCACTGGGAGGGTCGCAGGATCTAGTGACTGGAGGTCAGGACTCCAGGTGTTCTCCCAGCACCAGAAGGGCAGCGTTAGTGGTTAGTGCACGTGGCTGGGGGAGGACTCAGGGTGCTCTCCCCAGCTATGGGAAGGGAACAGATGGTGGTAAAATTGCCCATACTCACCTACAGTACTGGATTTCAATTCTGCTTCCACTGCATCGTAGTGAGCTGAGAATTTCTTATCGATGTTCGACTTCATGATGTTttcctgggagtgggggggggggggggaaagcagTCAGAAAAGGTGAGTCAACCAGGGGAATACAGGCAGCTTTATTCCCAGGCCCCCTCAACATGTATTGCCCGCTTCCCTTGTGCCTCCATCTGCTCCTCCCGACGCACCACACCTCTGAGGCCCCCCTCTCCACCAGGGAGTCTGTGATGCTAGCCTCAGCACCACCCCCATCGCTGGATAGTCACTGGTTGCACCCCGACCCCCCAGACCTCCCCGACCCCCGGggttcccccactccctccacttCAGGAGGCCTCCACTCCCCAGGGTCCCCTCCAAGCCCCCGACCCCCGGGGTCCCCCCACTCCAGGAGGCCTCCACTTCCCAGGGTCCCCTCcaagccccccgccccagggtcctccccagcccccgctcCACCTCGGCGATGCGCTGCCGCATCTGCTCCATGTGCTCCCGCTGCCGTTCCCGCTTCTTCATGAGCTGCAGCGCCCGGCCGGCCTCGCTGGCCGCCCCCTTGTACTGCGCCATGGCCGGGCGGCGGGCCGGGGCGCCCCAGGGGGCCTAACGCGGGTGCCCAGACGACGCAGCAGAGGTGCCGAGGGTGCCCAGACGACGTAGGTAGGTATCCCAGAAGTGACGTAGGGGGATCCCGGGGCCGCTCCGGCCAGGCTCCTGGTAGCTCCACAGCTCACACAACGTCACCCGCACGCGCCGCCGCCGAGTGACGTAGAGCCGACGCCAGGCCCCGCCCCTATGCAAATCAGAGCGGGAGCAAGGGCTGCCGGGAGCGGGGCGGTCCCCGCCCCACCCTCTCGCTCCGCCCCGTGGTGAACAGCGCATGCGCGGCTgcgtgcccgccccccccccccacctccaggcgcTACAGGAGCCGGCCCGGCCCACACCTGCACGccggctgcagggggcggggcgggctggggggatgtggttcgctgcggggggcggggcgctggcggtggggggcgggcctggctgcagggggcggggctagcTGTATG is from Carettochelys insculpta isolate YL-2023 chromosome 22, ASM3395843v1, whole genome shotgun sequence and encodes:
- the LOC142024707 gene encoding uncharacterized protein LOC142024707 — protein: MRSPLSEKISRLWKRFGKGQQKRFGVWNRRQRKGGETFTCFRSTRTSAGPPRLAGSAAQEGVSCTRPPPRQRRLRRLGPHRAAPGAIGALRRAGDRGPGAEPGNGRNSAGPLGSPASGSRTWAPTPAARRAGDEGPAEELDCPLLDGGLRPEDALRLLCTPSARRLELLAWLCARYPRGGPPPVSAPPQCTAPHSALPCTPGGTPTHLCTPAVHRPGPLGQTPPHLPLHPCNAPTCNPGTALRLPHWDPPTAPLQGLPSVPPGPPFAQSLELLTQLCPVPGGPPAPLGDPTHPCTPRGTQHPPKCHRASQGYPQYPPLEDTPALAGSVLSCQKWPDWVQTCGGVAQASSNLIKVLDWPGCLGSLLALGREWGSVLPVG
- the FAM50A gene encoding protein FAM50A isoform X1; protein product: MAQYKGAASEAGRALQLMKKRERQREHMEQMRQRIAEENIMKSNIDKKFSAHYDAVEAELKSSTVGLVTLNDMKAKQEALVKEREKQLAKKEQCKELQLKLERLRERERKQEQKRKISSLSFTLDDEEEEEEEEEDQPEEEEPELDKEEVPPKKRKLGKNPDVDTSFLPDRDREEEENRLREELRQEWEAKQEKIKSEEIEITFSYWDGSGHRRTVKMKKGNTMQQFLQKALEILRKDFSELRSAGVEQLMYIKEDLIIPHHHSFYDFIVTKARGKSGPLFNFDVHEDVRLLSDATVEKDESHAGKVVLRSWYEKNKHIFPASRWEPYDPEKRWDKYTIR
- the FAM50A gene encoding protein FAM50A isoform X2, which codes for MAQYKGAASEAGRALQLMKKRERQREHMEQMRQRIAEENIMKSNIDKKFSAHYDAVEAELKSSTVGLVTLNDMKAKQEALVKEREKQLAKKEQCKELQLKLERLRERERKQEQKRKISSLSFTLDDEEEEEEEEEDQPEEEEPELDKEEVPPKKRKLGKNPDVDTSFLPDRDREEEENRLREELRQEWEAKQEKIKSEEIEITFSYWDGSGHRRTVKMKKGNTMQQFLQKALEILRKDFSELRSAGVEQLMYIKEDLIIPHHHSFYDFIVTKARGKSGPLFNFDVHEDVRLLSDATVEKDEIR